A single genomic interval of Aedes aegypti strain LVP_AGWG chromosome 1, AaegL5.0 Primary Assembly, whole genome shotgun sequence harbors:
- the LOC5569555 gene encoding uncharacterized protein LOC5569555, with translation MPPSIFNFLLPLTLLGHAHLMGIADVSFQRIEQTTGFDILNSSLRITKFNRTSAVLNGTIDILVDLDNDFTFQIKSAYSRLGNNQFNEYPYKIAEQAMCWALNDTFSEHQELFEGTTNFPQVGRDGLCPFPAGHYWFKHFIFKPETMPQMIPEGYWRLTFLIVEKGGRTASLLIYMRISKESYW, from the exons ATGCCTCCATCGATTTTTAATTTCCTGCTTCCGTTGACGCTTCTGGGCCACGCCCACCTGATGGGCATTGCCGACGTAAGCTTTCAACGTATTGAGCAAACCACCGGCTTCGACATCCTCAATTCGTCTCTCCGGATCACCAAGTTCAACCGAACCAGCGCCGTCCTTAACGGTACCATAGACATTCTCGTTGACCTGGACAATGACTTCACG TTCCAGATCAAGAGTGCCTATAGCCGGCTGGGGAACAATCAGTTCAACGAGTATCCGTACAAGATTGCCGAGCAGGCAATGTGTTGGGCATTGAACGATACCTTTTCCGAGCACCAAGAGCTGTTTGAGGGCACCACAAACTTCCCGCAGGTCGGCCGGGACGGTTTGTGCCCATTTCCGGCGGGACACTATTGGTTCAAGCACTTCATTTTCAAACCGGAAACCATGCCGCAGATGATCCCGGAAGGATACTGGCGCCTGACGTTTCTGATAGTCGAGAAGGGCGGTCGGACGGCATCTCTGCTGATCTACATGAGGATTTCGAAGGAGTCGTATTGGTAA
- the LOC5569553 gene encoding transmembrane protein 205 — MCLHKMEQRLGSGQLFDGAVISEFCVMQKEQEVAKASLLEKVHPEVKDVAEEEVLYRDVLVGATQATRQLFDVCMELREKFRRSTTYKILTRTTQPSHAISMLFVSFILLVLWPNLVGQSPVTSGTSGAGVEAVADLSACPVTQSRANVLVALAYFGSFATHFGAQMWMTFVSGLALYFNLPRHTFGRVQEILFPKYFSMGTGLSVVTLLTFIKLQQTAHPELQAANLSSWDPLVVLQLVSLALCAALELIVWLYLAPPMLRLMHQKYHFEASETVGQEVGHFSGAENAQLRRSNHYQNVHKRFRKIHMATAMVNMVSLLCTFVHLHYLASRVQLL, encoded by the exons ATGTGCCTGCATAAAATGGAACAGCGATTGGGAAGCGGTCAGCTGTTCGACGGTGCAGTGATAAGTGAATTCTGCGTGATGCAGAAAGAGCAGGAAGTGGCCAAGGCCAGCCTGCTGGAGAAAGTGCATCCGGAAGTGAAGGACGTGGCCGAGGAAGAAGTGCTCTATCGAGATGTTCTGGTTGGTGCTACGCAAGCCACGCGGCAGCTGTTCGACGTCTGCATGGAGTTGCGAGAGAAATTTCGAAGGAGTACCACCTACAA AATCCTTACCCGTACCACGCAGCCATCGCATGCAATCTCGATGCTGTTCGTCTCCTTCATCCTGCTTGTGCTGTGGCCCAATCTCGTAGGGCAATCACCAGTCACTAGCGGCACGAGTGGTGCTGGAGTGGAGGCTGTGGCTGACCTCTCGGCCTGTCCCGTAACTCAATCCCGCGCCAATGTTCTTGTAGCGTTGGCTTACTTTGGATCCTTTGCCACGCACTTCGGTGCCCAGATGTGGATGACTTTCGTGTCCGGCTTGGCCCTCTACTTCAACCTGCCTCGGCACACTTTCGGTCGCGTTCAGGAGATCCTGTTCCCCAAGTACTTCTCCATGGGTACCGGATTGAGCGTTGTGACCCTGCTGACGTTCATCAAGCTGCAGCAGACGGCTCATCCTGAACTCCAGGCTGCCAACCTCAGTAGCTGGGACCCTTTGGTCGTGCTCCAGCTCGTCAGTTTGGCCCTCTGTGCTGCCCTGGAGCTGATCGTATGGCTCTACCTGGCCCCTCCCATGCTTCGCCTGATGCACCAAAAGTACCACTTTGAGGCTAGTGAAACCGTTGGACAGGAGGTTGGCCACTTCAGTGGAGCCGAGAATGCCCAACTGAGGCGCTCCAACCACTACCAGAATGTGCACAAGCGCTTCCGGAAGATCCACATGGCGACGGCCATGGTCAATATGGTGTCCCTGCTGTGCACCTTTGTTCACCTACACTACCTTGCATCGCGAGTTCAACTGCTGTAG